A portion of the Lolium rigidum isolate FL_2022 chromosome 1, APGP_CSIRO_Lrig_0.1, whole genome shotgun sequence genome contains these proteins:
- the LOC124682832 gene encoding xyloglucan endotransglycosylase/hydrolase protein 8-like, which produces MAARLSLLVVLALLAVLTAKADFDEQFEVIGDRDHIGYKDDGNGGQEFSLELDQESGSGFKSKNKYLFGEFSVRMKLVDGNSAGTVTSFYLTSGESSTHDEIDIEFMGNSSGQPYVMNTNVWASGDGKKEHQFYLWFDPSADFHTYKITWNPKNIIFEVDNVAVRTFKNYDDLPFPTSRPMEVHATLWDGSYWATQHGNVKIHWRHEPFVVSYRAYHANGCVHSKNSSRCPDGSDAWMHRELGDEELDTVAWAERNCLSYNYCADGWRFPKGFPGECGRK; this is translated from the exons ATGGCAGCACGCCTGTCCCTCCTCGTCGTTCTggccctcctcgccgtcctcacgGCGAAGGCCGACTTCGACGAGCAGTTTGAGGTGATTGGCGACCGTGACCACATCGGGTACAAGGACGACGGCAACGGCGGGCAGGAGTTCTCTCTGGAGCTCGACCAGGAATCCGGCTCCGGCTTCAAATCCAAGAACAAGTACCTCTTCGGCGAGTTCAGCGTCCGGATGAAGCTCGTCGACGGCAACTCCGCCGGCACCGTCACCTCCTTCTAC CTGACCTCCGGGGAGAGCAGCACCCACGACGAGATTGACATCGAGTTCATGGGGAACTCGAGCGGGCAGCCCTACGTGATGAACACCAACGTCTGGGCCAGCGGCGACGGCAAGAAGGAGCACCAGTTCTACCTCTGGTTCGACCCCTCCGCCGATTTCCACACCTACAAGATCACCTGGAACCCCAAGAACATCAT ATTCGAGGTGGACAACGTGGCGGTGAGGACGTTCAAGAACTACGATGACCTGCCGTTCCCGACGAGCAGGCCGATGGAGGTGCACGCGACGCTGTGGGACGGCAGCTACTGGGCGACGCAGCACGGCAACGTCAAGATCCACTGGAGGCACGAGCCCTTCGTGGTCTCCTACCGCGCCTACCACGCCAACGGCTGCGTCCACAGCAAGAACTCGTCGCGCTGCCCCGACGGCTCCGACGCGTGGATGCACAGGGAGCTCGGCGACGAGGAGCTCGACACCGTCGCCTGGGCGGAGCGCAACTGCCTCTCCTACAACTACTGCGCCGACGGCTGGCGCTTCCCCAAGGGATTCCCCGGGGAGTGTGGCCGCAAGTGA